The proteins below come from a single Juglans regia cultivar Chandler chromosome 12, Walnut 2.0, whole genome shotgun sequence genomic window:
- the LOC109012014 gene encoding rop guanine nucleotide exchange factor 5-like, translating to MSERVRMESLIKKSGNFQKRKDGSKSFSGKGVRAESHIDLSSESRESSGFSRSSCETSSGEVKAKGSSSPPPLGWPIGNAQVSKCSASDVGQAEQKQPNVDDSKLEKMGSQNSEMNMMKERFSKLLLGEDMSGSGKGVCTALAISNSITNLCATVFGQIWRLEPLPTGKKSMWRREMDWLLCVSDHIVELIPTWQTFPDGSRLEVMTCRPRSDIFINLPALRKLDKMLLEILDSFVNTEFWYVDQGIVAPDADGSASFRKTTQRQEEKWWLPVPRVATGGLSEKSRKLLHHTRECANQILKAAFAINSIALAEMEVPESYLEALPKNGRACLGDVIYSYITSDQFSAVCLLDCLDLASEHVALEIANRVEASIHVWRRRSHARLPSNPNRSTGKSSWEMVKDMMIDGDKWELLAEKAESLLLCLKQRFPGLTQSSLDISKIQCNTDVGKSILESYSRVLESLAFNIVARIDDLLYVDDLTKHSDRLSSAPTGSVIAHKKVSISYSVPDSSTPYKTFPTPSFSPAPLISPARRERTPFGFVVKRVLTNYLGVETKARICDTESLEYKKESTAHQNGMKLRHDR from the exons ATGTCGGAGAGAGTTCGGATGGAATCTTTGATAAAGAAGAGTGGAAATTTTCAAAAGAGAAAGGATGGGTCTAAATCGTTTTCTGGTAAAGGTGTTCGAGCTGAGTCGCACATTGATTTGAGCTCCGAGTCCAGGGAGAGCAGCGGTTTTTCAAGATCGAGCTGCGAGACCTCGAGTGGGGAAGTGAAAGCAAAAGGGTCTTCTTCCCCGCCTCCATTGGGCTGGCCTATTGGCAATGCTCAAGTAAGCAAGTGTTCGGCTTCTGATGTGGGCCAAGCTGAACAAAAACAACCCAATGTTGACGATTCGAAATTGGAGAAAATGGGTTCCCAAAATTCAG AGATGAATATGATGAAAGAGAGGTTTTCGAAATTGTTGCTTGGTGAAGATATGTCAGGGTCTGGGAAGGGGGTGTGCACGGCATTAGCTATCTCAAATTCTATTACCAATCTCTGTG CTACCGTTTTTGGGCAAATATGGAGATTGGAACCCTTGCCTACTGGGAAGAAATCAATGTGGCGAAGAGAGATGGATTGGCTACTTTGCGTCAGTGATCACATTGTCGAGTTGATACCCACTTGGCAAACATTTCCTGATGGTAGTAGGCTTGAG GTTATGACTTGCAGGCCGAGATCAGATATTTTCATCAATCTCCCAGCCCTACGTAAACTAGACAAAATGCTTCTT GAAATATTAGATAGCTTTGTCAATACGGAGTTTTGGTATGTTGATCAAGGTATTGTAGCCCCAGATGCAGATGGGTCTGCCTCCTTTCGCAAAACAACTCAGAGGCAGGAGGAGAAGTGGTGGCTGCCTGTACCCCGAGTAGCTACTGGCGGCCTCAGTGAAAAGTCAAGAAAACTGTTGCATCACACACGTGAATGtgcaaatcaaatattaaaagCTGCATTTGCCATAAACAGCATAGCTTTAGCTGAAATGGAAGTTCCTGAGTCATACTTGGAAGCTCTTCCAAAG AATGGGAGAGCCTGTCTAGGGGATGTTATTTACAGTTACATCACATCGGATCAATTCTCTGCAGTGTGTCTGCTGGATTGCCTCGACTTAGCCTCAGAACATGTTGCTCTAGAGATTGCCAACCGTGTGGAAGCCTCCATACATGTATGGCGTCGAAGATCTCACGCTAGACTTCCATCTAATCCTAACCGTTCCACTGGGAAGTCCTCATGGGAAATGGTCAAGGACATGATGATTGATGGGGATAAGTGGGAGCTGCTGGCAGAAAAGGCCGAGAGCCTCCTACTTTGCTTGAAGCAGCGGTTCCCTGGTCTGACACAATCTTCTCTTGATATCAGCAAGATCCAATGCAACACG GATGTTGGAAAATCCATTCTGGAGAGCTATTCAAGAGTTTTGGAGAGCTTGGCATTCAACATTGTGGCGCGTATTGATGATTTACTATATGTGGATGACTTGACAAAACATTCCGATAGGCTGTCATCGGCTCCCACAGGGAGTGTGATTGCTCACAAGAAAGTCTCTATTTCATACTCGGTGCCTGACTCGAGCACTCCATACAAAACTTTTCCCACTCCTAGCTTTTCGCCAGCACCGTTGATTAGTCCTGCCAGGAGAGAGAGAACTCCTTTTGGATTTGTTGTGAAAAGAGTCTTGACGAATTATCTTGGTGTTGAGACGAAGGCGAGGATATGTGACACCGAAAGTTtggaatataaaaaagaatcaaCAGCCCACCAAAATGGGATGAAATTGCGTCATGATCGCTGA